One window of Candidatus Neomarinimicrobiota bacterium genomic DNA carries:
- a CDS encoding bifunctional phosphoglucose/phosphomannose isomerase, whose product MSLNLSVDLENMYSILQNFPQQIREAIEIGKRLQLNKKIDINNIVYCGMGGSAISGDFVKNYLRGDLKIPIEVVRNYTLPGYVDEYSLVILVSYSGNTEETISCFNEAVEKKARVVCVSSDGKIKDMYDQLISREERIAFIEVPKGYPPRTAFGYLFVPLVFLLNKMGYIPDNYTKEIEDSIDFLDECAERFDLENSPNYPYELALSLMNRIPIIYGVADSTDVIARRWTTQFSENSKILAYYNSLPEMNHNEIVGWENLKELLKNFNIVFLKDSGDHDRIKLRQNITKKLLVDKNDELLPNKVIEVNSKGNTLLERWLYLVYLGDFISWYIAIMFETDPTPVQKIDILKKSLSQ is encoded by the coding sequence ATGAGTTTAAATCTAAGTGTTGATTTAGAAAACATGTATAGTATCCTTCAAAATTTCCCACAACAAATACGAGAAGCCATAGAAATAGGGAAAAGGCTACAACTTAATAAAAAGATTGATATTAATAATATTGTTTATTGTGGAATGGGGGGTTCCGCCATAAGCGGGGATTTCGTTAAAAATTATTTGCGAGGAGATTTGAAAATACCTATTGAAGTTGTGAGAAATTACACCTTGCCCGGTTATGTTGATGAGTATTCACTGGTAATTTTAGTTAGCTATTCAGGTAACACTGAAGAGACAATTTCCTGCTTTAATGAAGCGGTTGAGAAAAAGGCACGTGTTGTTTGCGTTTCAAGTGATGGAAAGATAAAAGATATGTATGATCAGCTAATAAGTCGAGAAGAGAGGATAGCTTTTATCGAAGTGCCGAAAGGATATCCACCAAGGACAGCCTTTGGTTACTTATTTGTGCCATTAGTATTTCTTTTAAATAAAATGGGTTATATTCCTGACAATTATACAAAAGAAATTGAGGACTCGATTGATTTTCTTGACGAATGTGCGGAAAGGTTTGATCTTGAAAATAGCCCAAATTACCCATATGAATTAGCTCTATCTCTGATGAATAGAATACCTATTATCTATGGAGTAGCTGATTCAACCGATGTAATAGCACGCAGATGGACAACCCAGTTTTCTGAAAATAGCAAGATACTTGCATATTATAATTCGCTCCCTGAAATGAATCACAATGAAATAGTCGGCTGGGAGAACCTTAAGGAACTATTAAAAAATTTCAATATAGTTTTCCTGAAGGATTCTGGAGATCATGATAGAATAAAATTAAGGCAAAATATCACAAAGAAGCTCCTTGTGGATAAAAATGATGAGTTATTACCGAATAAAGTAATTGAAGTGAATTCCAAAGGGAATACATTGCTTGAAAGATGGCTATATCTTGTTTATCTCGGAGATTTTATCTCATGGTATATTGCTAT